Within the Oncorhynchus kisutch isolate 150728-3 linkage group LG13, Okis_V2, whole genome shotgun sequence genome, the region ATTTGACTGCATATCATATGCATGACCCATTCTGGTccactagactactgtaacactatTAAAACGTCTACTCCAGTACATCCATTGTCAAGGACTGACCGTCCAAATGGAAAACATATACAGATGCTGTatcttaatttgagtcagtttcacacaacaggaaaataatcctggagcaacaggaaatgtgaattgttatgtggattataatcaatggacatttttttgtaggggttgataccacaggaggctgctgaggggaggacggctaataataatgtctggaacgaagcaaatggaatggcatcaaacacctggaaaccatgtgtttgatctatttgataccattccacagaTTCCGCTCAagacattaccacgagcctgtcctccccaattaagtttCAACCAAACTCCTGTGGTTGATTACATTTCTCATTAAGGCAAATCAGGTCTGACATTtttaagtggaaatgacaaactttagaagcctttctAAGCATTGAATACACTACATGTTTGCATGTCCTGTTGTCCAGGAAcattcctgcaacaacaggatgatcaaattaagatatggcaTCTGTATAGCCCCAGAGATTAGGACACAGATAGGGTATTACCAAATCTATGTTCCACAAGACAactagaaaaagagagaaagaaagagagagattgagagatgctGCATGAATGAGAAGTGGGTAATTTATATCAATCAATAGTGAGAATTTACATGAAGAGGGGGAGGTGGATGCTTTGGCCACTTGTGTGTGAAAGATAGTCTAACGTGGCATCATCCATTCCATTGTCACTTGTTGCAGGCTTGAAAAGTTGATGCGTAACATTGTAACAGCTGCGTCCATTGGTTTTGTATACAATATGACATTACACATCCCTAAATAACAAAAGAAATGGCCAACATCGCTTGATCTCCAACAGTTGGAACCAACAGACAGACGAGAGGGAAATGGCTCCTCATAAATAGGCCTATTCAAATAAACGGATTTTGGGTTTGAGGAAAAACTCTGTAGGCGGTGGTTATAGTTAAAACTACTCACCCAAATAAATTCACGATAATGTCGGGCGCCGCTTTGATGTGAGGTTGGTCGTGTCACAACTTTCTACTTCTTCACCTGTGTAGTATGCTTTACGAACTCCCGAATTTAAAGTAAATTTGTCTCCCTTGAAATTAAATAATTAGGTTGTGCGGTATTCTGACAGCAACCGGTTTCCGTACCGGGGAGAGGGTAGTAGCCAGACTAGTTCGACGGCTCCCTTTATTTCAATGCTCTTTGGTTACCCAAGCCTACAGGGGAGCTAGAGATACGCGACATATACACCATAGCAAGCCCTCGCATACTTTTACATTTTTAAACCACATCAATATTCCTGTAGACTATAAAAGGTGACTGTGGTGGCCCTGAATCAATCCACTGATTAGTCTAGTACAATCCAATTTCTTGGATATGTTGCGTGCAATTTGCAAATCGGCCTACTGCGTTGTAGCCTATTGTGTGATGTGGTATAAAAAAAAGTACCCTAAAGGCAAGGTTGGGTAGgtaactttctaaatgtaatccgttagttactagttacctgtccaacatTGTAATCAATAACGTAACTTTTGATTACCCATACTCAGTAACTTAATCTAATTAGGCTACTTTCAGTTTGccattaagaggcattagaagaagaccaaaaggatccatcaaacacatttggtgtgtcatcatagcggTGTCTCTGACTTTTGGTCAGATGATCACATACACgaacactagatgactgataggggcgctgtgttgaagccaccatGCCTCCATCTTGGACCCCCACCATTGagaaatattttggaagctaaagaaatgcatttattaatgtctaaaTTCGTTTTTGCCTCATTTATTCTATTACACACACCTTAATGCATGAATAAGGCCACTTTAATaacgtttacatatcttgcattacatctcatatgtatatacactaTATTTTATACCATCTTTTGCATTTTAGCCTATGCCGCTCtaacattgctcatccatatatttacatattcttattgcattcctttacttagatgtgtgtgtattaggtatttgttgtgtaattgttagatattacttgttagatattgctgcactgtcggaactagaagcacaagcatttcgctacacacgcaataaaatctgctaaccatgtgtatgtgaccaataaaatttgatttgaaattatattatgtgagctaaacatatatattttaatatctCAGTTTCACCTCATTTCACACCTGATTTATTTAACAAAAGACAAATCTCAATAGGTGGTCGAGGTAAGTAAAGACATgacacaaggggggggggggggtggacctttcctcttttgttctctactgctgctctattgttcctccagcAAGTGGGGGTGGAcctttcctcttttgttctctactgctgctctattgttcctccagcaagtggggggggggggggggtggacctttcctcttttgttctctactgctgctctattgttcctccagcaagtgggggggggggggggggggggcgtggacctttcctcttttgttctctactgctgctctattgttcctccagcaagtgggggggggggggcctttcctcttttgttctctactgctgctctattgttcctccagcaagtggggggggggggggtggacctttcctcttttgttctctactgctgctctattgttcctccagcaagtgggaggggggggggtggacctttcctcttttgttctctactgctgctctattgttcctccagcaagtgggggggggggggggtggacctttcctcttttgttctctacTGCTGCTCTACTGctgctctattgttcctccagcaagtgggagggggggggggtggacctttcctcttttgttctctactgctgctctattgttcctccagcaagtgggggggggggggtggacctttcctcttttgttctctactgctgctctattgttcctccagcaagtgggagggggggggggtggacctttcctcttttgttctctactgctgctctattgttcctccagcaagtgggggggggggggggtggacctttcctcttttgttctctaatgctgctctattgttcctccagcaagtggtggtggggggggggggggggtggacctttcctcttttgttctctactgctgctctattgttcctccagcaagtgggagggggggggggggggggtggacctttcctcttttgttctctactgctgctctattgttcctccagcAAGTGGGGGGGGTGGAcctttcctcttttgttctctactgctgctctattgttcctccagcaagtgggaggggggggggggggtggacctttcctcttttgttctctactgctgctctattgttcctccagcAAGTGGGGGGGGTGGAcctttcctcttttgttctctactgctgctctattgttcctccagcaagtgggaggggggggggtggacctttcctcttttgttctctactgctgctctattgttcctccagcAAGTGGGAGGCTGACGATATCACggattttttttacccctttcagtgatatccaattggttgttacagtcttgtcccatcgctgcatctCCCGTACGGAATCGGGAGAGGCGAACGTCGAGAGCCGTACGTCCTcaaaaacacaaccctgccaagccgcactgcttcttgacacactgcccgcttaacccagaagccagccgcaccaatgtgtcagaagaaTCACCAtacaactggcgaccgaagtTAGCGTGAATGCCCTTGACCTGCCATAAGGGGTTGCTAGAGCGGGATGGGACAATGacatcctggccggccaaaccctcccctaacccggacgacactgggccaattgtgcggcgcGTCACAGCCCGGGAttggtgggttggtgggtggagggacacaatgcagatagcccggttagccaatgtgcggtagcactggttggtcggcccaattgaggtagtatgtacatgaatgtatagttaaagtgattatgcatatatgataaacagagaggagcagcagcgtaaaagaggggttgggcgggggcacacaatgcaaatagtccgggtagccatctgattacctgttcaggagtcttatggcttgggggtaaaaactactgagaagcctttttgtcctagacttggcactccggtaccgcttgccatgcggtagtagagagagcagtctatgactggggtggctggggtctttgaccatttttagggccttcctctgacaccgcctggtatataggtcctggatggcaggcagcttagccccagtgatgtactgggccatacgcactaccctctgtagtgctttgcggtcagaggccgagcaattgccataccaggcagtgatgcaaccagtcagaatgctctcaatgtttcatgccaaatctttttagtttcctgagggggaataggctttgtcgtgccctcttcacgactgtcttggtatgtttgtaccattctagtttgttgttgatgtggacaccaaggaacttgaagctctcaacctgctccactacagccctgtcgatgagaatgggggtgtgcatggtcctccttttcctgtagtccacaatcatctccttagtcttggttacattgagggataggttgttattctggcaccacccggccaagtctctgacctcctcccaataggctgtctcgtcattgtcagtgatcaggcctaccactgttgtgtcgtcagcaaacttaatgatgatgttggagtcgtgcctggctgtgtagttgtgggtgaagagggagtactggagggcacgcacccctgtggagctccagtgttgaggatcagcgtggcagatgtgttgctacctaccctcaccacctgggggcggcccgtcaggaagaccaggatccagttgcagagggaggtgtttagtcccaggatccttagcttagtgatgagctttgagggtactatggtgttgaacactgagctgtagtccaatgaatagcattctcacataagtgttccttttgtccaggtgggaaagggcagtgtggagtgcaatagagattgcatcatctgtggatctgtttgagcggtatgcaaattggagtgggtctagggtatctgggataatggtgttcatgtgagccatgaccagcctttcaaagcacttcatggctacggacgtgagtgctacgggtctgtagttatttaggcaggttgcctttctgttcttgggcacagggactatggtggtctgcttgaagcatgttggtattacagactcaatcagagacatgttgaacatgtcagtgaagacacctgccagttggtcagcacatgcccggagcacacgtcctggtaatcagtctggcccccagccttgtgtatgttgacctgtttaaaggtcttactcacgtcggctacggagagcgtgatcacaaagttgtccggaacagctgatgctctcatgcatccCTCAGTgtcgcttgcctcgaagcaagcatagaagtgatttagctcgtctgataggctcgtgttactgggcagctcgtggctgtgcttccctttgtagtctgtaatagtttgcaagccctgccaaataagacgagtgtcggagccggtgtagtattattcaatcttagccctgtattgacgttttgcctgtttgatggttcgtcgcagggcagagcaggatttcttgtaagcttccgggttagagtcccgcactttgaaagcggcagctctaccctttagctcagtgctaaTGTTGCCTGTAAcctatggcttctggtttgggtatgtacagtcgtggccaaaagttttgagaatgacaaatattcgttttcaaagtctgctgcctcagtttgtatgatggcaatttgcatatactccagaatgttatgaagagtgatcagatgaattacaATTAATTGCAAATTCCTCTTTTTTTTTGAATTTCCCCCCTTTttcccccaatttcgtggtatccaattgttagtagctactatcttgtctcatcgctacaactcccgtacgggctcgggagagacgaaggtcgaaagtcatgcgtcctccgatacacaacccaaccaagccgcactgcttcttaacaccgcgcgcatccaacccggaagccaattaattgtaattcatctgatcactcttcataacattctggaataaattgaccgcactcagtcagctgttttaaggaaataagcaaacaggaaacccctcacccagaggcggcgctcctactggtgggagactttaatgcagggaaacttaactcagttctaccaaatttctatcaacatgttaaatgtgcaaccagaggggaaaaaattctagatcactgTACTCCACAcgcagagatgcgtacaaagctctctctcgccctccatttggtaaatccgaccacaactctatctttAAATGCTAGGCAACTAAATATATAACATCTACTGAGGATATATGATAGACCTCTTGTAGATAACACCAACATGTTGATTTCTCTGTTCATCTATACTTCATTCCGTCAGTGACAGGGCTGTGTTTCAACCAATATTGCTTTTGGAAATAGATCCAAGAAAGGGTAACCAACAATGTGAGATAAGATAGTAAGATAGTTAAGATATTGCATTGGTGTGTACTAACAACCACATAATGAAACAAAACATTTACTGTATGCTATATCCACAATTTCTCACTAATTATTTTCACCCCAAGAAAGTCACATAAATATAAGACTACTTGAAATacacatgttaatgtttttttgCACATTAAATTATTAAATAATTCATTTATTAAAGGGTGTTTCTAAAAGACATTAAAGGACAAGTACGATAGGACCTAAATATTCCTATCGTACTTTCCCTTTAATGTTTTTTTAGGAACATACCCTTTAATAATTTACCTGGCCACACCTGAATTTCCACCCACTGAAAAGCAGTTGCACAATAACAATAGAAGTGGAAAAACGATGTCAGAGACATTCAATAAAATCCCCAAACTCGTTGTTTGATAAACCCTGAGGTTGGGTGAGttttacatgtttatatattttcatttgtattTTCCAGCATTGTATAGCTAGCAGTCTTCTTACGTGAGTCGGAAAGTCCAACATTTTATCTAGTGCGCTGGTATGAGAAACTTCCGTGTTGTGATATGGAGTGCGCTTTGAAGGTCTGCGTACTACGTTTGTCTGGAAATTGAACACATTCGGGGAACTTTACAACGCTATTTGTATGTCAACAATATTTTATTTTGTGGTTTTATATTGCAAGCGTATTTTCTTTGGTATTCATGCGTAAATAGGGCCTTTTATTTTCTTAGACTACTCAAACAGCACAGGCCATAATGAGATGCATTGGGCGGAGCTTTGTTTGCAACGGACAGGGAGGGATTCTACTTGTTTTATCGGTCTTGGCTTACTTTACCTGTCGTGGAAAATTTTCAACCTTAGAGACTATTGTTTGATGATTAATGACACTAGAATGCTGTCTGGAGTTACAGCTTATCGGTTTTGGGGCATCATCTCTTGTGTGGGAAGACATGTATGACCTACAGAATGTGCACTCTGTAAAATGTACTTTACTTTGTAGGTGAAGAGCTGTTTACCATCAAACCAATAGAGCTGGGACACAAAGAAGGAAACAGACAATGTGATGTGACTTCAGTCAAAGTAAAAACACTCAATCAAGCACAGACTCACTGACGAAGTCTGGAGACATTGAACACCTAAACATAAAACAATGTCTGAGATCCTACGGTCAAACCTGGAGCTGCTAGAAGACAGCCCCTCCAAAACCAGCGGGGTGACTGCTGAACCCCAAACCCCAACATGGGGGGCAGAGGGGGAGAAGGTGATTGAAGAATTGgaaaagggaagggagggagtggTGGAGGAAGACGAAATGGTTAGCTCTGCTAAATTGGAGCCTACCACTCTGCAATGGCCGGGTGACAGGGATGTAGAGAAAGCAACAAAGAACGGAAGTGCATTGACTGTGAAAGAAGATAAGGGAAGGGGAAAGGGAGATGAccctgagggagagaggaggagcgtgCACTCCATGTGCACCTCTCTTCAAGAAGGAGGAAGCcggatggagagcgagagaaggcTGGGTTTGGGAGTGGAGAGAATGAGAACGGGGgaagaatggatggagagagaggtgcagCACCCAGGGCTGTGTAAGAGAGGGAAGAAGGTGCaggtagagatagaggtggaAGATGGTATGAACTCTTTGCCTGAGAAGGCAGCACAGGTCTTCAACCCATCTGTCACCATCTTATACTCCTCTAGTGCTCCGACATCTCCCAGAGAAAGGGAGCCATTCTGGGATGTGGACGCAGAGAAGAATCTCCTCCTCGTTCCCCAGGGAACCCCACATGATGGCTACTACCATGACTGGCCAGTGGAGGGGGGGTCCTCAAAATGTAAAGAGATGCACTAACATGTCATCTTTCTGTCTTTTGGCCTCCAAcctctttctctcagtctttctctttgctcttctCTCCGTTGTTCATTCAGCCACTGTGGCTCTGCTCAAATAGATTTGCGAGTGCAAATTCATCCTTCCACTCCCCTTATTTTGTGGTAATCTGATCTAGAGGGTGGTAATGTTTTCTGTTAGCTTTCTTTTACTTCAGAGGGTAGAAAGACTAAtagtc harbors:
- the LOC109901956 gene encoding transmembrane protein 79-like isoform X1 produces the protein MSEILRSNLELLEDSPSKTSGVTAEPQTPTWGAEGEKVIEELEKGREGVVEEDEMVSSAKLEPTTLQWPGDRDVEKATKNGSALTVKEDKGRGKGDDPEGERRSVHSMCTSLQEGGSRMESERRLGLGVERMRTGEEWMEREVQHPGLCKRGKKVQVEIEVEDGMNSLPEKAAQVFNPSVTILYSSSAPTSPREREPFWDVDAEKNLLLVPQGTPHDGYYHDWPVEGGSSKYGCDCAKRDALKVGVSVFTAALIFPLLVWGGYVFLPFDAPLLDSAPLRLVYTLRCSVFAVVPIILGWLVLGVSRMRLGNVKPLCEVEAREVGVHRRYVDDSVTLFLLYFLQLAVMAPYLSQDLLKLVPLLTIIFAFGRLMYWVAAALGSSVRGFGFGLSFLPTVAMLGANLYFIFTMDAGGTIFAQDVVHQQDQPPASRQRFWG